One region of Corvus moneduloides isolate bCorMon1 chromosome 15, bCorMon1.pri, whole genome shotgun sequence genomic DNA includes:
- the NMUR2 gene encoding neuromedin-U receptor 2, translated as MAWVSNFSWLNHLALHEERLRGYLNSTEDYLTFLCGPRRSHLFLPMALVYSVIFIVGVVGNFLVCLVILKHRNMKTPTNYYLFSLAVSDLLVLLFGMPLEVYEMWSNYPFLLGRVGCYLKTALFETVCFASILSVTTLSVERYIAILHPFRAKLESTRRRALRTIVALWVLSVLFALPNTGTHGIVLQHFPNGTLVPGSATCTVVMPLWIYNCIIQITSFLFYVLPMGVISVLYYLMGLRLKGDESLQVEEMAVNVQRPSKKSVTKMLFVLVIVFAICWAPFHIDRLFFSFVVEWTEPLANTFNLIHVVSGVFFYLSSATNPIIYNLLSQRFRMAFLSVISPCCKHCAPKHPTCKISSQKSMFVIENHNLMDSAENTGLPGTHRTSVSSSQLSTGL; from the exons ATGGCCTGGGTCAGTAATTTCTCTTGGTTAAACCACCTTGCTCTACATGAAGAACGTCTCAGGGGGTACTTAAACAGCACTGAGGATTATTTAACCTTCCTGTGTGGGCCCAGGAGGAGCCACCTATTCCTGCCCATGGCTTTGGTGTACTCCGTGATCTTCATTGTCGGGGTGGTGGGGAACTTCTTGGTTTGCCTCGTAATCCTCAAGCACCGGAACATGAAGACCCCGACCAACTATTACCTGTTCAGCCTGGCAGTCTCGGACCTGCTCGTGCTGCTCTTTGGGATGCCCCTGGAAGTCTACGAGATGTGGAGCAATTACCCCTTCCTGTTGGGGCGCGTGGGCTGCTACCTGAAGACGGCGCTCTTCGAGACCGTGTGCTTTGCCTCCATCCTCAGCGTGACCACGCTCAGCGTGGAGAGGTACATCGCCATCCTGCACCCCTTCCGCGCCAAGCTGGAGAGCACCCGCCGGCGCGCCCTCAGGACCATCGTGGCTCTCTGGGTGCTCTCCGTGCTCTTCGCCCTCCCCAACACGGGCACCCACGGCATCGTGCTGCAGCATTTCCCCAACGGCACCCTGGTCCCCGGCTCTGCCACCTGCACTGTGGTCATGCCCCTCTGGATCTACAACTGTATCATCCAGATCACCTCTTTCCTCTTCTATGTGCTGCCCATGGGGGTGATAAGTGTGCTGTACTATCTGATGGGGCTAAGA TTGAAAGGAGATGAATCTCTGCAAGTGGAGGAAATGGCTGTGAATGTTCAGAGACCATCCAAGAAATCAGTCACCAAGATGCTGT TTGTCCTTGTGATAGTTTTTGCCATTTGCTGGGCTCCATTCCATATAGACCGGCTTTTCTTCAGCTTTGTTGTGGAATGGACTGAGCCTTTGGCCAATACGTTCAACTTAATTCATGTGGTGTCAG GTGTTTTCTTCTACCTGAGCTCTGCCACAAACCCCATAATTTACAACCTGCTGTCCCAGCGCTTCAGGATGGCTTTTCTCAGTGTGATTTCTCCTTGCTGCAAGCACTGTGCCCCTAAACATCCCACTTGTAAGATTTCATCCCAGAAGAGCATGTTTGTGATTGAGAATCACAATCTCATGGACTCTGCTGAAAACACAGGTCTCCCTGGCACACACAGGACATCTGtcagcagctctcagctctccaCTGGCCTGTGA